A section of the Enterococcus montenegrensis genome encodes:
- a CDS encoding alpha/beta fold hydrolase, translating to MKKILTVLILLLALAGCGGNEKKANPTAKAQIKPKTSVILKKSAVPTLFIHGYSGTKNSFGGMLQRLETSNLAKKELIMTVSKEGSITTTGTLSGKKDNPMIQVIFQDNKNTEWSQSEWLYNCLADLKKMGVEAVNLVGHSMGGVSGLRYMMSYPNDPSQPEILKFVAIGAPFNDFLDTSSNQDMADLLKNGPTEVSSRYQDYQKLAANLAKNTKILLLAGQLDENTFNDEMVPTTSALAVNALLKQTNSVTTQIFYGPNAQHSQLHENKEVDKKVSDFLWQKS from the coding sequence ATGAAGAAGATACTCACAGTACTTATTTTATTGTTGGCTTTAGCTGGCTGTGGTGGAAATGAAAAAAAAGCCAATCCTACTGCTAAAGCGCAAATAAAACCAAAGACGAGTGTAATTCTTAAAAAAAGTGCGGTACCCACGCTATTTATCCACGGCTATAGCGGTACTAAAAATTCTTTTGGCGGTATGTTGCAACGTCTAGAAACAAGTAACTTAGCCAAAAAAGAGTTGATTATGACCGTCTCTAAAGAAGGTTCAATCACAACAACAGGGACACTGAGTGGTAAAAAAGATAATCCGATGATTCAAGTCATCTTTCAAGATAATAAAAATACGGAATGGTCACAATCTGAATGGTTGTATAATTGTTTGGCTGATTTAAAAAAAATGGGGGTTGAAGCGGTCAATTTGGTAGGACATTCGATGGGTGGCGTTTCGGGATTGCGGTATATGATGAGTTATCCTAACGATCCGTCACAGCCTGAAATTTTAAAATTTGTGGCGATCGGTGCACCTTTCAATGATTTTTTAGACACTAGTAGCAATCAAGATATGGCCGACTTATTAAAAAATGGGCCTACTGAAGTTTCTAGTCGTTACCAAGATTACCAAAAATTAGCAGCCAATTTAGCTAAAAATACGAAAATTTTACTTTTAGCTGGACAGTTAGATGAAAATACGTTTAATGATGAAATGGTCCCAACTACGAGTGCTCTAGCAGTGAACGCCTTACTAAAACAAACCAACAGCGTGACAACCCAAATTTTTTATGGTCCCAACGCACAGCATAGTCAACTGCACGAAAATAAGGAAGTCGATAAAAAAGTTTCAGACTTCTTATGGCAAAAGAGCTGA